The stretch of DNA tgatatatatatatctctatatatattttaaaaaaatgcacaccacTTTACAAATCGGGAGAGCAAAGTATTGCCGAAAAGGAGGAGTTTGTGGAAGTTCACTGAAGATctcaaataataagaataaaagaaaaaaagaaatccaaaaaaACTGAAGGGGAAGAAAAACACCCAAAAGAAGTTGAATATGACAAAGGGAAAAGCTAcacaaaaaacagctttttcTTGAAATACTAGATTCTGCCTATACAAAAAAATTCCTCTAAAATAATTTTGGTAGTAAAATAAGTACAGGAGCCATCTTCCATGTCAGGCTTGTCAACAAGTTTTACACTCCTTGGGACTGTAACATGTGGAGGGAGAGGagcaaaaaaactaattttaatgcTTTAAGGAAAGTTGTCAGTCGTTCGAGATTAGTATGCCGTGGGGAGGGAACAAAAAAATTCAGGTTTCATCTCTGCCTTCCCAGTGTCGTCCTGAAGGGGGGGTCCGATCGGTGTGCCCCGCGTTCTTAATTTATTCTTTAACTCGTTTAACTCTTTGTTTATGGACAGGGCCAGCGCACCCGCGGATACAGGAGTAGTGTGTGCTGGTCACATGCCCGCACAGCGGTGCCACCCGCAGGATGAGACCAAATGTCACTTCCTTGGCGTTTAATAGGTTAAAATAATGCTTACGTTGCAACTCCGAGTCTACTACCCCCCACCGGAGCAGCGCCTCGCTAAGCTACAGTCATTTACCAAAAGACGCCcccctttttaaccctttaatgcacTACGTCAGCAATAAGGGCATCTGGTGGAGTGGCGGCCTAGCCAGAGTATTCGTTGCTCGATCCGATCCGTTGTGGGGCCACATTCCCCGTGAAGGCTGGCACTTCTACCTGGAGACTGGCACTTCCATTAATGATGCTGGCTGGCGCTGGCCTTTTCAGCCAAGTGTCGAAGAAAACTGTCGTCATTCTGTCCCCGGTGGTTCAGAGCCTCGCTCTTGAAGAGCGCGGGAGGTGGTGGCAGGTGGGGGACGGGAGGTACTGCCAGGTGGTGCGGGTGGGAGTGCGGATGCAGGTGCAGGTGAGAGAATGGATGTGGAATGGGACGAGGTGGCAGAGAGCTTAGGGCATTGAGGTTCAGTGGAGGTGTAGGACTGCTTGGTGGGACATGAGTTGGTGGGAGGCTGTTGACACCTTGTGAGGGATTGGAGAGCGTGATCTGCAAGGAAGGAGGGACACCCACGGGGCTGGTGACCCGGAAGCACTTCTCTTTGTGCGCCTTTAACATGTTTGAGAAGCGGAAGCGCATGCCACACACATCGCAAGGATAAGGCTTCTCGCCCGTATGGGTCCGACGATGACGCTTCATGTTGGGGCGGCTGGTGAAGCTCTTCCCGCATATTTCACAGATGAAGGGTTTCTCTCCTATAACGACAGATGGAAGAAACCGGTAACGGAAGATATTATTCCGGTGTCAGTCCCTAAACACAGCCAATGTTTTGAGGTCATTTTCTCATAAGGAAAGCGAATATAGTTTTATTGGTCCAAGAGATAATAGAGTCTTAATTAAAGGTTATAGAGCCAATACAGAAAAATGTGTAGCTAGATCAGCCTTTGGAACCCCAAAAAGTAACAGAATGTACGTGTTCACTACTTTAAATGCATCAACTTTCCCTGGGATTGTATATATCTGAAACCACAGAACACCTGTTATCAAATAGGACAATTTGGccccaaaatgtgtttatttcccTAGGCACGAGACCTCGTTCTTACCAGTGTGTGTTTTCATGTGCTCGTCAAAGTACTGCTTCATGTTGAAGTCCTTGCCGCACCACTGGCACATAAACTGCTTGTGCCCGATGTGAATGCTCATGTGCGAGCGCAGCTGATACTTATACTGAAACCGTTCATCGCAGTTCTGCggacagacaaaaagaaatgaacATGCTGGCCCACAATAAGACCCTACGACACCCAAAGAGGAGCGCGACAACGCGTCTTACCTCGCATCGGAACGGCTTTTCTCCAGAATGCTGCAGGGAGTGGACCTTCAGGGACATGCTCCTCTTAAAGGATTTCCCGCATGTTTCACACGTGAAGGGCATGTCTTTCGTGTGAGCTGCCAGAGAAAACACAAGTGAGGATGCAACGTCTCGATATCCACGTGAACGCGTATGAAAAGCAGGATGGAAATTAGAACCAGGATCCTTACTGAATCCCAGTCGCCCCCCCATTTCACCAAACCCCGCTCTGACTCCCGTAACCACATCTACTGCATAGAATAACTAAAACCAAAGGCATCCATTGATTCTAAGTGAAGCTAACTTTCTTTACTAAGCATCTAATGCATACTTTGCAGGAGAGATAACCCGTTCTCAGTATACCACACGGCATTAGTCACACTTTCTGCCCCTCGGTTCTGAGTCCGCAGGTCATAGCCTTGCGCGGCGAGTAATGCTGTTGCTTTGTGGCTGGCGGCCCGGCATAAGACACCACGCTGCTTACTAAAAGGTCTGAATGACACATCGGCCTCACCGGAAGACTGGGCAAGGTATTCAAAATAAGCTATGAcgtgtgaccccccccccccccccccaatcagtCATAAGGAAACAGACGCTCTGGTGCACGGCTTGACGACAGAGTTTAGGACACGTTTAGGTCATGCTAGGTAATGCAAACAAAGTTTAGACCACAACCACGTCTGCATCTGCCACAAAGGGGAACCACCCTGTTCTAGATAACACGGGAACACGTGCAGACAAGCACTTACGGGTTACACAAGTTTATCTAGGCTTCCCATTGCTGGGCTATGAAACAGGCGGACTGATGGCGCCACCTGCTGGGGACGGAATGGTAACGCAtttgtattaaagggacagtttaatgtctgcAGACCGATGGCGTCACGACGGGCAGCCGCCTCTCTGATGGGGCGCGCACACAGCTTTGGTGTCTACaagacacggggggggggggaacaagAAACAGGCAGAGAACTCACCAACCAGATGCTTGCGGACATGCGCCATCGTGTAGAATTTCTTCTCGCAGATTTCACATGAGAATTTCTTCTCGGCGTAGCCATGAACAATCTTGATGTGCTCATGAAGGGACCAGAGTTTCTTAAACGTCTTGTTGCACGTAATGCACTGCGGCAGAAAGGACAGAGATCAGACGCGCTAAACGGGACGCCCTGCGCAGCTTACGGCCCTTAAAGGGGCATCTACTCATCATACGCACCTTCAATGAATATAAGAGCTGCGGggtccctatagggtagtatttttaatatttctaaggGGTTTGGAGGGTAGCGTATTTTGTGTAACACTACAATATGGATAGAGATTCATTTAGGGATCACTCAAACATCTTGtgtatgccagtgatgtcataattacaTCACTAAGCTCACTGTACtagttttccatttttctttgtatttgctttgttttcgtgTTTACTTTTTCTTCCCTGTGAGAAGAGAAACGTTGCTGTGGCCAACAGGCAGGGCTCCATAGACTTGCATTGCTGATCGCAGTTTGTGGGACCAGCCAGCAGGGGAAGCAATCTGAGATCCCAGCAGGGGAAGCAATCTgagatcccagcagggtctatcTAGACAGACAGATCTTCCTAGGTCTATCCCGTTCTCCACTGACCTTCTGGTGGGCATCGTCAGTGACGTCTAccagaagggaatgcccaatCGCCTGTGTAGTGTCTTCAGTCCGGTGTACAAGTAAAGTCAGGATGTACCAGTAAGTCCTATAGGGCTTCTTAGCACAGTTTTTCAGGACGTACCGGGACATCCATGCGATCACGGAGGGATTAATATCCATTCTTTGTTCAGGAGGCTGTGCGAAGAGCTTGTACAAGTTGCAATTATGTGCTGCGGGGGCTATTAAAGTTTGCAGGACCATTACACATTATAAAAGGCCAGCCTATGTTAAAGAATTCCTGCAAGATGCATTGTTAAAGATATCAATTTTTAAGCACTCTCCCTGGGGAGGTTGGGCCGGCTGACAGAATGCCGGTGGAAACGTCTCTCTATTGTTCATGCGCAAACTCATGGCTTAGAGAATAAACCCCTTcctccaaagaaaaaaaaagaaaaaaatgaattcatcCCAAGTTGGAGGAAAACTGATTTTAGGCCCAAATCTATCCTGGACTCCTGCACCAGTTAAGTCACAATGAGAATGCTTGAATTCAGAGCAGAATTGGGtcgtaaacaaaataaaagcctGTCTGTAAACAGCTGCATTTATTGTTAACAGCCAAAAAAGGTGCTGAGCAATTTAAAGAGGTTTGCACTGGCTGCTCACACTcccaaatcatatattttacagTCTAGTATGCTCTTTATAAATCACAATAGTGAGAACCCATTGGGccatattcatatttaaatcGACCTACCGCCTACCCATTAGTCAGGCATTATACAGGGTTAGGGGATGGAAGCGAAGCAGATCTATCATTGTATTCACTTCTAATAAAAGAACTCAATAGGCGCCCGGTCACTTTCAAAGAGCGTGACAAAGCTAAACGAAGAGGAATCAGGAACGGAGGAAGGCtttttaaaggtgccgttccacctactctgcccAATGTATGAGTAACAGGATTATCAAAATGTAACTTAAAGggaaatgaaacatttcattgGGTAACAAGTACATCTAAAAAGTATGTATCAGCCCCCACACTCACATTTACTAGACATAATACTATATTATCACTCTAAGCCTGCCCTCCAATGTGTGCACTTATGATAGGTTGGACATACCTGTATGTTCTTCTCACAGTCAGTCTGCAGATGAAGGGACAACTCGCTCTCCAGCACAAATTTCTTGCCACACTTGTCGCAGATTTGCATCCTTCGATGCGTGACGTTCATATGCTTCTCCAGATACCAGCGCGTGTTGAAGACCCGAGGACACTTATCGCAGGTGAGCGTCTCCTTCTCATCACCCTTGCCCTTATCGTTGGGAGACTTGGGTTCTTTAGgagtcttcttcttcctctttggAGCCTCCGCACTCTTGCCTTGTTCGTTATTCGCGTTGGCAGGCGCGGTTCCATCCCCAGCTAACATCGCCGAAGCTTCGGTTTTTGGCTCCTGGTTTGGATGCTCCATATTGGCCTGATTATCCATTGTGAGAGACTCATTCTCGTCATCGTCGTGGCTGTCTTGTTCATCATCTCCGGAATCTCCTCCTTCCTCATCGCTGCTGGTCTTCATATGAGAAGACTCTTTGGGCACACCTTTATCCCCCTTGGAGACGTTCAAGGTTTGGTTGTTAAGGTTCACTTCTACAATTATCTGTTCCCTCTTGTAATTACCATCATCCTCATCATCTTCATCCTCATCTTCCTCGTCATCATCGTCATCTTCATCCTCAGACTCTCCAGAGTTCTGCCTTTCACCTTTTACTGCCCGGATTTCATTGCTTGGCTTGCTGTCCCGAAAATACGTTTGCTGCTCCGATTCAAGGAGATGCGGTTTTCCTATCTTAGTGTCCATTAGCACGGAGTACGGATCGCCAGACTCTCGCTTGAACGTCTTGTTCGATAAGTCAATCTCTTGGTTTGCACTGTGGTAAAACGTAGGCGGAATATTGACCCGGCACGGGTCTTCAAGTCCCATTCCTGAAACGTCTGGCGGGCGAGCGTCCAACATTTTTTGGCAGGAATTGGCTGCCTGCCCCATCGGGTCAGGCTGGAGATTTGAGGGCCGCAGCATTTCTGTCCAAATAATAGATGTTTAGTGTGGGGTTTACGAAGAGCTTGCTGGGGAAGGCTTGTGTGATGTACGGAACGGTCCTTCAAGCACAGGTAACGTTACTGATCAGAGGGTACGTCTATATGTTGACATCTTTACAAATCTTTATCtgtagaaataaagaaagaaaaagttcaTGCGTGCGCAGCCAGTTCAATTAATAATTGTTATTCAATGATACTTGCATCTCCTGCTCGCTCGCTAATCCAATCATCGGATCGTGGCCCCGTGTCTcatttaattaacaaaacagAATGCCGCAAACAATTCTCCAACATCCGTGCGAATGGCAGACTTCTCCAgcgttt from Spea bombifrons isolate aSpeBom1 chromosome 13, aSpeBom1.2.pri, whole genome shotgun sequence encodes:
- the ZNF652 gene encoding zinc finger protein 652, translating into MLRPSNLQPDPMGQAANSCQKMLDARPPDVSGMGLEDPCRVNIPPTFYHSANQEIDLSNKTFKRESGDPYSVLMDTKIGKPHLLESEQQTYFRDSKPSNEIRAVKGERQNSGESEDEDDDDDEEDEDEDDEDDGNYKREQIIVEVNLNNQTLNVSKGDKGVPKESSHMKTSSDEEGGDSGDDEQDSHDDDENESLTMDNQANMEHPNQEPKTEASAMLAGDGTAPANANNEQGKSAEAPKRKKKTPKEPKSPNDKGKGDEKETLTCDKCPRVFNTRWYLEKHMNVTHRRMQICDKCGKKFVLESELSLHLQTDCEKNIQCITCNKTFKKLWSLHEHIKIVHGYAEKKFSCEICEKKFYTMAHVRKHLVAHTKDMPFTCETCGKSFKRSMSLKVHSLQHSGEKPFRCENCDERFQYKYQLRSHMSIHIGHKQFMCQWCGKDFNMKQYFDEHMKTHTGEKPFICEICGKSFTSRPNMKRHRRTHTGEKPYPCDVCGMRFRFSNMLKAHKEKCFRVTSPVGVPPSLQITLSNPSQGVNSLPPTHVPPSSPTPPLNLNALSSLPPRPIPHPFSHLHLHPHSHPHHLAVPPVPHLPPPPALFKSEALNHRGQNDDSFLRHLAEKASASQHH